In the Caballeronia sp. LZ062 genome, one interval contains:
- a CDS encoding ABC transporter permease subunit, translating into MWSYILKRILLMIPTLIGVLTLTFVVIQFVPGGPVEQAVHDLRRGNAEGGAAFGMRAHTGVDAQQIAQLKALYGFDKPPLQRYLLMLGKFARFDLGESYFRHQSVWSLIVSKLPVSISIGLWTFFITYLISVPLGIAKAVRNGSKFDVATSLIVLIGFAIPGFVLGVLLLVLFGGGTFWQLFPLRNLTSDNWATLSLGGKILDYLWHITLPVVASVVGSFAVVTMLTKNAFLDEIRKQYVLTARAKGLSERRVLWKHVFRNALLPLIVGFPAAFIGAFFTGSLLIETLFSLDGLGLLSYESVVRRDYPVVLGTLYLFTLIGLATKLVSDLCYVWVDPRIQFEQLER; encoded by the coding sequence ATGTGGAGCTACATCCTCAAACGCATTCTGTTAATGATCCCGACGCTGATCGGCGTGCTCACGCTGACCTTCGTCGTGATCCAGTTCGTGCCGGGCGGCCCGGTCGAGCAGGCGGTGCACGACCTGCGGCGCGGCAACGCCGAGGGCGGCGCGGCGTTCGGCATGCGTGCGCACACGGGCGTCGATGCGCAGCAGATTGCGCAACTGAAAGCGCTCTACGGCTTCGACAAGCCGCCGCTCCAGCGTTATCTCCTGATGCTCGGCAAGTTCGCGCGCTTCGATCTCGGCGAGAGCTACTTCCGGCATCAGAGCGTGTGGTCGCTCATCGTGTCCAAGCTGCCGGTGTCCATCAGCATCGGCTTGTGGACGTTCTTCATCACCTATTTGATATCGGTGCCGCTCGGTATCGCGAAGGCCGTGAGAAACGGCTCGAAGTTCGATGTTGCGACGAGTCTCATCGTGTTGATCGGCTTCGCGATTCCCGGCTTCGTGCTGGGCGTGCTGCTGCTCGTGCTGTTCGGCGGCGGAACGTTCTGGCAACTGTTCCCGCTGCGCAATCTGACTTCGGACAACTGGGCGACGCTCTCGCTCGGCGGCAAGATTCTCGATTATCTGTGGCACATCACGTTGCCGGTGGTCGCGTCGGTGGTCGGCAGTTTCGCCGTCGTCACGATGCTCACGAAGAACGCCTTTCTCGACGAAATCCGCAAGCAGTACGTGCTCACCGCGCGCGCCAAGGGCCTGAGCGAGCGGCGCGTGCTGTGGAAGCACGTGTTCCGCAATGCGCTTTTGCCGCTCATCGTCGGCTTTCCGGCGGCGTTCATCGGCGCGTTCTTCACGGGCAGCCTGCTGATCGAGACGCTCTTTTCGCTCGACGGCCTCGGGCTGCTTTCCTACGAATCGGTCGTGCGGCGCGATTATCCCGTCGTGCTCGGCACGCTCTATCTCTTCACGCTGATCGGCCTCGCGACGAAGCTCGTCTCGGACCTGTGCTACGTATGGGTTGATCCGCGCATTCAATTCGAGCAACTGGAGCGCTGA
- a CDS encoding ABC transporter permease, translating into MNRAASSRRAATATDGQPLRPEVSMTPARRVWQRFRRNRLGYWSLVVFVAAFVISLAGPLWSNDKPLVVRYQGQFYFPLVKTYAETTFGGDFPTPADYLDPFVRDRFNAPGNFAIYPPNHYYYDTLNYFSKGSNPAPPSRENWLGTDDRGRDVFARLIYGFRVSVLFALVLTAIGTVLGVVAGAVQGYFGGRIDITGQRLIEIWSALPELYLLIIFASIFEPSLILLIVLLSLFGWIGLSDYVRAEFLRNRTQDYVRAARAMGLSNWQIIWRHVLPNSLTPVITFLPFRMSGAILALTSLDFLGLGVPSPTPSLGELLAQGKANLDAWWISVSTFGVLVATLLLLTFMGDALRNALDTRISDAVKAGGGQ; encoded by the coding sequence TTGAACCGAGCCGCATCGTCGCGCCGCGCCGCGACCGCAACAGACGGCCAGCCGCTGCGCCCCGAAGTCTCGATGACGCCCGCGCGGCGCGTGTGGCAGCGTTTCAGGCGCAACCGGCTGGGCTACTGGAGCCTCGTCGTGTTCGTCGCTGCGTTCGTCATCAGCCTCGCGGGGCCGCTGTGGTCCAACGACAAGCCGCTCGTCGTGCGCTATCAGGGGCAGTTCTACTTTCCGCTCGTCAAGACCTACGCGGAGACGACCTTCGGCGGAGACTTCCCGACGCCCGCGGATTATCTCGATCCTTTCGTGCGCGACCGCTTCAACGCGCCGGGCAACTTCGCGATCTATCCGCCGAATCACTATTACTACGACACGCTCAACTACTTCTCCAAGGGCTCGAACCCGGCGCCGCCGTCGCGCGAAAACTGGCTCGGCACGGACGACCGCGGCCGCGACGTGTTCGCGCGGCTCATCTACGGCTTTCGCGTGTCGGTGCTGTTCGCGCTCGTGCTGACGGCCATCGGCACCGTGCTCGGCGTGGTCGCGGGCGCGGTGCAGGGCTATTTCGGCGGACGCATCGATATCACCGGGCAGCGGCTGATCGAAATCTGGAGCGCGCTGCCGGAGCTTTATCTGCTCATCATCTTCGCGTCCATCTTCGAGCCGAGTCTGATCCTGCTCATCGTGCTGCTGTCGCTTTTCGGCTGGATCGGCTTGTCGGATTACGTGCGCGCCGAATTTCTGCGCAATCGCACGCAGGACTACGTGCGCGCCGCCCGCGCGATGGGCTTGTCCAACTGGCAGATCATCTGGCGGCATGTGCTGCCCAATAGCCTGACGCCCGTCATCACATTCCTGCCGTTTCGCATGAGCGGGGCGATTCTCGCGCTCACGAGCCTCGATTTTCTCGGTCTGGGCGTGCCGTCGCCGACGCCGTCGCTCGGTGAACTGCTCGCGCAAGGCAAGGCCAATCTCGACGCGTGGTGGATTTCGGTTTCCACCTTCGGCGTGCTGGTCGCGACGCTGCTCCTGCTCACGTTCATGGGCGATGCGCTGCGCAACGCGCTCGACACGCGCATTTCGGATGCGGTGAAAGCCGGAGGCGGTCAATGA
- a CDS encoding dipeptide ABC transporter ATP-binding protein, which translates to MSAPLLSIDNLRVRFGDTLAVDGVSLDVRAGERVALVGESGSGKSVTALAVLRLVRDAEMTGAIRFGGEDLLAKSEREMRGLRGSDIAMIFQEPMTALNPLYTVGDQIGETIQLHDGASPREARERAIALLARTGITEPERRVDSYPHQLSGGQRQRVMIAMALACRPRLLLADEPTTALDVTIRAQIVELLLELQRDEAEKRGMAVLLITHDLNLVRRFAQRVAVMEKGVLVESGTVDEIFGSPQHPYTQRLLNSRPERRVLPVLPIAPVLLDAKDVRVDYPTRLPGFQGWFRRGRFKAVDDVTLSVRQGETLGIVGESGSGKSTLAMALLGLQRISHGSVQFQGRALGDFRGREKTVLRSNLQVVFQDPFSSLSPRQTVERIVGEGLALHRPELDSTARRAKVIAVLREVGLDRTALTRYPHEFSGGQRQRIAIARALVLEPSILILDEPTSALDVSIQTQVLALLADIQKKHNLGYVFISHDLQVIGAMAHRVAVMRNGNVVEAGEVEKIFANPSDEYTRKLLAAALNS; encoded by the coding sequence ATGAGCGCGCCGCTCTTGTCGATCGACAATCTGCGCGTGCGCTTCGGCGACACGCTCGCCGTTGACGGCGTGAGTCTCGACGTCCGCGCGGGCGAGCGCGTGGCGCTCGTCGGCGAGTCCGGCTCGGGCAAGAGCGTGACGGCGCTGGCGGTGCTGCGTCTCGTGCGCGATGCCGAAATGACCGGCGCGATTCGCTTCGGCGGCGAGGATCTGCTCGCGAAAAGCGAACGCGAGATGCGCGGCCTGCGCGGCTCGGACATCGCAATGATCTTTCAGGAGCCGATGACCGCGCTCAATCCGCTGTACACGGTCGGCGACCAGATCGGCGAGACCATTCAGCTTCACGACGGCGCAAGTCCGCGCGAGGCCCGCGAGCGCGCCATCGCGCTTCTGGCGCGCACGGGCATCACGGAGCCGGAGAGGCGTGTCGACAGTTATCCGCATCAGCTTTCGGGCGGTCAGCGCCAACGCGTGATGATCGCGATGGCGCTCGCGTGCCGCCCGCGTCTCTTGCTCGCCGACGAGCCGACGACCGCGCTCGACGTGACCATTCGCGCGCAGATCGTCGAACTGCTGCTGGAACTGCAGCGCGACGAGGCGGAGAAGCGCGGCATGGCCGTGCTGCTCATCACGCACGATCTGAACCTCGTGCGGCGTTTTGCCCAGCGCGTCGCGGTGATGGAGAAGGGTGTGCTGGTCGAAAGCGGCACGGTGGACGAAATTTTCGGGTCGCCGCAGCATCCGTACACGCAGCGCCTGCTGAACAGCCGCCCCGAACGGCGCGTGCTGCCGGTGCTGCCGATCGCGCCCGTGCTGCTGGACGCCAAAGACGTGCGCGTGGACTATCCGACGCGGCTGCCGGGCTTTCAGGGATGGTTCCGGCGCGGCCGCTTCAAGGCGGTGGACGACGTGACGCTCTCCGTGCGGCAGGGCGAAACGCTCGGGATCGTCGGGGAATCCGGCTCTGGGAAATCGACGCTCGCGATGGCGCTGCTCGGCTTGCAGCGCATCTCGCATGGAAGCGTGCAGTTTCAGGGCAGGGCGCTCGGCGATTTTCGCGGACGCGAAAAGACCGTGCTGCGCTCGAATCTGCAAGTGGTGTTTCAGGACCCGTTCAGCTCGCTGTCGCCGCGGCAGACGGTTGAGCGCATCGTGGGCGAAGGGCTCGCGCTGCATCGGCCGGAACTCGATTCCACCGCGCGCCGCGCGAAGGTCATTGCCGTGTTGCGCGAAGTCGGGTTGGATCGCACGGCGCTCACGCGTTATCCGCACGAGTTTTCGGGCGGGCAGCGGCAACGCATCGCGATTGCCCGCGCGCTGGTGCTGGAACCCAGCATTCTCATTCTCGACGAACCGACGAGCGCGCTCGATGTCTCAATCCAGACTCAAGTTTTGGCGCTGCTTGCCGACATTCAGAAGAAGCACAACTTGGGATATGTGTTTATTAGCCACGACTTACAGGTGATCGGCGCGATGGCGCATCGCGTCGCAGTCATGCGAAATGGAAATGTCGTCGAGGCTGGTGAAGTAGAGAAGATTTTTGCGAATCCTTCCGACGAATACACACGAAAGCTACTGGCGGCAGCCCTGAATTCCTAA
- a CDS encoding C40 family peptidase, whose amino-acid sequence MQPLTLTQTCARAAAGMLLGLLMTTTSGAFADEVSSNSQNAGNGITTASKATDSAAIAATADTASAPRGAKAFFSGVASKAGDVVVGALNMIGVRYRWGGDTPDSGLDCSGFVRYVFQDTLGMTLPRRAEEMSRVGEKVRVSDLKPGDLVFFNTMRRSFSHVGIYIGDNKFVHSPSTGSTIRVDDMENGYWEKRFTGARRIENAQFNDGTELRQRVSATIGGY is encoded by the coding sequence ATGCAACCACTCACGTTGACTCAGACATGTGCGCGCGCTGCCGCGGGCATGTTGCTCGGCCTTCTGATGACCACCACTTCCGGCGCTTTCGCCGACGAAGTCAGCAGTAACAGCCAAAATGCCGGCAACGGCATCACCACCGCTTCCAAAGCCACCGACAGCGCGGCCATCGCAGCCACGGCGGACACCGCCAGCGCACCGCGCGGCGCGAAGGCGTTCTTCTCCGGCGTAGCGAGCAAGGCGGGCGACGTCGTCGTCGGCGCGCTCAATATGATCGGCGTGCGCTATCGCTGGGGCGGCGACACGCCGGACTCCGGTCTCGATTGCAGCGGCTTCGTGCGCTATGTCTTTCAGGACACGCTCGGCATGACGCTGCCGCGCCGCGCGGAAGAAATGAGCCGGGTCGGCGAGAAGGTTCGCGTGTCGGACCTGAAGCCGGGCGACCTCGTGTTCTTCAACACCATGCGCCGCTCGTTCTCGCACGTGGGTATCTATATCGGCGACAACAAGTTCGTACACTCGCCGTCCACCGGCAGCACCATTCGCGTCGACGACATGGAAAACGGCTATTGGGAAAAGCGGTTCACGGGCGCGCGCCGCATCGAGAATGCGCAGTTCAACGATGGCACCGAATTGCGCCAGCGCGTGAGTGCGACCATCGGCGGTTACTGA